The genomic region CCGCAGGCTCAGCGGCCGTGAAAAGAAGGAGATGCAGAAGGAGATTTTATCCATTCTGGGTCTACCCGGGCGGCCCAGACCTCACCCGCCGCTGCGGCCCCCTTCCTCTGCCCCGCTCTTCATGCTGGACCTTTACCATGCTGTGTCGTCCGAGGCTGATGATGGACCGGGCTTGGGCTTCACTCCGGAAGTGGTCAGTCATGCCGCGCTGCCCACCTTAAGCACGCACACGCCGCCCCTCGGCACGGTGGTCAGTGAGGCTGACACGGTTATGAGCTTTGTCAACCTGGGTAAGTGACAGCTGGTTAGGGTTAAACGCACTTAAAGGGTTAagtcaccaaaaaatgaaaatgatctcatgattttctcaccctcaagccattgtAGGTGTATATGATTATCTTCtgtcagatgaacacaatctgagatatatttaaaaatatcctgtctCTTCCAAGATTTATGAAGAATGGGGGGGAaaacatgcatccatccatcataataataatccatacagctctaaggggttaataaaggccttctgaagtgatgggtttttgtaagaaaaatatccatatttaaatctttataaactaaaataactagctttttcgattttcaattttgggtggaCTATTCCTTCAACAGAAGTCGTCACTTACTATACAAGTAATAAAACACACTTAAAAATATGTAAGCATCACTTTTATTTAATGAGTATTTAAAAGAATGACAACACAATTAAAGTATTTCACAATGGCAAGTTTGTTGGGTTTATAAAACAACAACTAAAGAATTTTTGGACACTTTCTGGTTGTCAAACTCAGTGGAAACTGAACTTGAACATGATGATAACAGTGTTGTCTCATTTATGTACTATTGtagcttttattaatattttgaattggcttttattttcatgttttattttaattttagtttaagttttagcaattttgttatgtgcttttggcATTTTCATTagtttctgttttatatttcaatatagctttaatttatgtttgcttcagtttttgttttaataattttgtttaattttaatattttattttatttcagctttatttcaattaagatattgatatttttgttatatttttagtaagtgaggatagcaaaataaagtaaactgtgacatattatacccaaaaattcttcatacagtggactaccagtaaaactgataaaaatctggaaccaaaaattattcagacactttgacctgaccatgttttgcttaattgttatctgacataattaagattaatttttttctgacaacTCTGAGaccttgtcatattttattaccctttttttaaactatagtgaataaactgtattaatgaatgaaatgttcaaggtgtctgaataaattctggtttgactgtgtatatatatatatatatacattttatacaagCAGATTTCTGTGGAAATATGAActctgtttatttaaaaaataaataaattatatatatatatatatatatatatatatatatatatatatatatatatatatatatatatatatatatatatatatatatatatatataatttatttattttttaaataaacagagTTCATATTTCCACAGAAATCTGCTTGTATAAAATTTTTGCAATGACAAAAGCCATTGCATAAAACTCAATGGCTTTCAGTGTCCTAATAGCCactgtaaataatgttttatagtaCAAAAATACTATATTGGAAGCCAGATAGTTACTCATATACAGTGACTGTCAGGGTTTGTAGTGTGTATTGACAATGAGACAGACCCACAATCACTCCATCATCTCTTCCTGTCTCAGCCCAAACACAGACGATACTTATCTGTCCGAAACAAACAACAGTTTAACATCCTATTTACAATTACTGCTTCTCATTCCATATCTTTCTGCCCCATTATCATTGGTCAGAATCACCCTTTCTCAAATTTAACTAGTGGTGTTCACTAAGCCAGgcatcactattattattattgctcatacttcgGGTTAGTGATTTAAAGAAACCCGTAACCCATATGAAACTTTGCTGCGTAACTGTTTATGCTACAAACATGAGTGATGCCTCAAATCATGTGGCTTTTTGATGCACTCagacacttttaaaaataaaggttccaaaagaggTTTTTGCAGCAACCCATATCATTCtaggttccccaaagaacctttcagtgaacagttcttaaaagaaccatatTGTGAAGaccattttaatgatttaaagaACCAtattccactataaagaaccatTTGTGCGTTGGTTCTGTGGAGGTTAAAAGTTCTTCATTGGAACCAGAGATGTTGTAGTGGGCACACAGCTGTGGGGAATTACAGGCCCCACTGAAAGGCAGAAAAAAGATGAGATGAAGTGGATGAAAATACTGTTGGGCACTCCTCTAAAAATACAGCGCTGGACTGTAATTAGTGGTGGTGCGCTGAGCTGCTGCTGCTCCACAGCGCCTCTAATTACCCCACTGCAGGGCCCCGGCAGTGGGTGTCAGTCCGATCTGCAGCGCCCCACCAGAACAAATGTGCCCTTTTTTGTTTTCCCGTCTTCTCCTGCCAATCACCCCTCTAACATATCTTCTTCATCTCAAGTGTCTTTACACTCactcaacacacacactcctctAGTCGTATTTTATTCCCTCTCTCTGAACACAGTGGAGCAGGAGAAGGATCTGCTCCAGCCTCGGCCGTACTGGAAGGAGTTCCGCTTCGATCTCACTCCGCTTCCTCAGGGAGAGACGGTCACCGCTGCTGAGTTTCGCATCTATAAAACTCTTACCGTGGGTTGGCGTGCGAACCGCACCCTCCATATATCTGTCTATGAAATCCAGAGGGAGAAAAGACACAGGTCAGTACACATATAAGATCTTTTATACACTATCGAGTAACTAGATATCATTTGATTTTAGTGTTTAGGAACCCCAAaaatccaaaaatattttctttgtgCATTCATCAGTTCATCAGTGAGATCCATCATCAGTCATTGTAATGAGAATGATATTATGATCTTGTGGTTTGACAGGGAGCCTGAGCTGATGTTGCTGGACATGCAGTCTGTGCCTGCGGGTCAGGAGGGCTGGTTGGCATTTGATGTGACTTCTGCGAGCAATCGCTGGCTTCTACACCCTCGAAGCAACCTGGGCATCCGCCTTTACGTGGAAACTGAGGAGGGTGAGCTTTTCCTTATGTACAGCCTGGAGGCGAAATACATAGTCTGCTATGATAGTCTAACAACTCACTGGATGTTGCTCCATAGACTACTGAAATCTCATGTTAATTAGGGGATCATGGCACCTTTGAAACCCTTGTTTTTGTTTGCATAATTTTTACTTCATTAGAGTGTATGGCACCCCTTAGAACTATTTGGAGTAAAGCTGAAAGTTGCAAAGGGTCTGCATTGTCACCTAACCCATTTTGGGGTTTTCCAGTCAAACCATGTGACATTGcaagatatttatttataatattataatatttatttatacttatatatatttatttattttttatattaataaaatataaaaaatattacttataaaataatttagtataatttatacaatcaataaataaataaattacaagaaattattaattatatatataatgaataaataaatatgtaaaatatctaaataatgtaaataaatatataaataaaatataatatatataaaatataaaatgtattacttataaaataatttgatatAATTATTtagacaataaataaataaattacaataaattatatatatatatatatatatatatatatatatatatatatatatatatatatatatatatatatataaaatttaacaaTTATTACTGCAATTAttgcaataaaataatttggtataattaatttatacaatcaatcaataaattacagtaaattattaatatatatatataaatcaatgaataatatatgaataatataaataaatatataaataaaatattaaatatatatataaaatataaataaaattttaaatgtattatttataaaataatttggtATAATTATTAgacaatcaataaataaataaattacaataaaatacaataatatatatatatatatatatatatatatatatataaaatattacttataaaataatttagtataattaatttatacaatcaatcaataaataaattaaaagaaatataaaatgtgtatatatatatatatatatatatatatatatatatatatatatatatatatatatatatatatatatatatatatatatataatttataaaatctattacctataaaataatttgagataattatttatacaatcaataaataaatacattacaagaaattatatataaaaattaactaaaataatttggtctagattacaaaaacaattgtTCTTCTGCCTCAAGTCCTTCATTTAGATTTTACTTTTAGTTTTCAATTTCCACAATCTCAGTGGtttgaaataatgttttcttGCTACTACAAATTCTGTCAGACCAAAAGTTATTGAAGGAGTTTTGGATATTTGCAAGAATTCTGCTCTAACATGAAATCATGACAATTCAGACTGCATCTTGgcaatattttttaaagcaaaacatggtcTGTTGAACAAATGGTAAAATGCTGAAATCTTGTTTTCACAGACCGGTCGCTGTCAGCCGCATGGGTGGGTCTGGTGGGTCGGCGCGGACCGCGATCTAAGCAGCCTTTCATGGTGACGTTCTTCAGAGCTAGTCAAGCCCCTTGCCGCCCACCTCGCGCTCTGAGACACAACAATCCACGCAAGAAAAAAACCAAGTACGACCTGCCACACCCAAACAGACCCGGCATATTTGGTGAGCCACAATAAGCGGTTTAAGAGGCAGAATGTGTTTTAAGAAGCATATGAAATGATTTGTCTTTGAGCTGTGATCGTCTCACTTTTTCCAGACCAAAATCATGCCAGCAGTGGACGCCAGGCCTGTAAGAAACATGAACTCTATGTCAGCTTCAGCGACCTTGGCTGGAAGGTGAGACAGTTATACAACGTACAAGAAACAAAAAGTTAACTTTGGGTTACATGATGTTACACACAGTATTAAGGGTTGACCTGGCCAATGGAAAAGTTCTAAACAAGTTAAAGTAGAATTAACTGTTGctttcctgaatgaatcagtgtttttaatgattcagtgactcactcatgaaGACAGTCACTTGTCCCCAATTACTGTCTTACTGATGTAACCTGTAGAAAGAGTCACTGAAAAATCCACACCATTAATGTACAGACTGAACAAAAACATACAAGTGGAGTAATACAAGCAGTGAAAGTCTCTGTACTGCTGGAGtctttatactgtatatttaattaataaaatttatttttcaggaCTGGGTTTTGGCCCCTCCAGGTTACTCTGCATATTATTGTGACGGGGAATGTGATTATCCTCTGGGCGCTTGTATGAATGCCACAAACCATGCCACGATCCAGCTGCTGGTATGTAATCCATGCTTTTAACATTTCTTTATCTCATTTTCTGAACTACAACTCTAGGAGAGCTATTGAAAATGAACAGGTCCTTTATGTGtatacataaataatatttttttttttaaatatctgtaTTCCTAGCTTGTTGAATAAATGCCTCTGTCACACAGTTGTACTGACTCCTTTGGCAGGTTCACCTTCTAAGACCAGATGAAGTGCCCAAAGCCTGCTGCGCTCCAACCAAACTCAGTCCCATCTCTGTGCTCTTCTACGATGACAACAACAACGTTATTCTCAAAAAACATCGAAATATGGTGGTCAAAAACTGTGGTTGCTTATAACCTCCTGTACACAGTATTTCTATTGTACATTcaagttttaaatctgaaacaAATGTAGATTTGTTATAATATTCTGAGGCACCATTTGTAATATATACAGTgattaaaaatttatttagcCAAATTTGAGCGCTCTTACCTGTCCCAAATGATTGACAAATAATAAGTGTCATGATGGTTTATGAGCATATTTGTCACAATTTTATTGTGATGGATTTAAGGTTGGAATCCATCcctaatagtaataaaaaaaaactcttacaTAAACTGTCCAAGTGTGCATGTCTAGAATGTAGTGAGCAGTCATGTTACCTTTCACAAAGCTTAAAATAACTTGTGTAAATAAACCACCCACACGCTAGTGAAGATAAGAGACAAATTCAGTTTGAGTAGCTGCACACATGGACAAAATCATTGTGTTAATGAGCATTAAAGGTCACATCAAGAAACAAGTTGTGTTTTTGTGAAGAGTCATCTGAATGGTGTACACTTACATGAGACTGTACACAAAATAGCTTTcttataatgcattatttatGCATGGTGCGGGTCACACTCTTAGGCCGTTTCTCAAAACCAAGTTCGCAAACTTCGGACTCGCGTCCTTAGTAGTTAGGACTTGGCAAGTTCGACTCAGGAGAACGAACTCCCGTGGACGGGAGAACACAAGTCTGGTGATTCTGCAAATGGAACTGCAGCGTTCTTGATAACGTCACTCAGCTCGCTCTGGCTTCTCCGGTTATCtctttatgtatattttagccaACGATAAAACGAAATTTGTTATAAAACACCACTCTGcctctttttgttttatttaaaaaaacaaacaaaaacatattaatagtcTCTGGCAACGAGTGATTGATTATCTTATTAAAGGTATGACGCATCCCTGACTGACAGATGTAACGTTTCCAGGAAAGAGAAACAGGCAGATGCATGGCTGAGTAAGATTGAGGGGTCAGGACTGCCAGGAAAGTTTAAGGCTTGGCTCTTCCAGCACGGTCTGCTACCACGACTCATGTGGCTACTGACAATCTATGAAGTACCCATGACAACAGTGGAAGGAGTCGAGAGGCGAGTGAACAATCACCTTCGCAAGTGGCTCGGAATCCCACCAAGCTTCACGTCAGTAGGGCTATATACGAGGTCTGGTCAGGTACAACTACCCCTATCATCAGTGGTGGAAGAGTTCAAGGTGGCAAAGTGTCGGGTTGTGATGATGTACCAAGACTCCACTGATGAAAAAGTCAGAAGAGCAGGCGTCACCACAAGATCAGGACCAGATGGGTGGCTGACACATCAGTGTCAGAAGGAAGTGCGCCATTGTTCCCTTCCCTCCACATAGCTTACACAATGGGTCCTCCCTCATTCCCCATCTGTGGAGGTTTGTTGGTGATGTAAGGGTGTCGTACACTGAATGGAGCAGGAAGGATATACGAAAGGGCTCCAGTCTCCAGATCTCAGACCACGTAATCTTCCGCTTCGGCAAATCCCACTTTGTCCAGGCCCCTTGTGCTCCGAGTTCAACAGCCCTAGACCTGCGCCTTTCTTCCTCCAGGTGTCGGACCTCGGCTTGAATCATGTCCCTCCTTTGCCTTGGGTCTGCTTTTCCCCATTGCTGGAAGTGGGTGTTTCTGACTTGTGCCTTCTGACTTGTGCCACTGATGTGTCAGCCACCCATTTGCGTCCTGATCTTGGGATGACGCCTGCTCTTCTGACTTTCTGAAAGGGTATTGAAGCTGAAGGACATCATCGGGAACCCATGCGTAGAGAGGCAAGGACTCGGATCCACCCACTTCCAGCAATGAGGAAAAGCAGACCCAAGGCAAAGGAGGGACATGATTCAAGCCAAGGTCCGACACCTGGAGGAAGAAAGGCGCAGGTCTAGGGCTGTCGAACTCGGAGCACAAGGGGCCTGGACAAAGTGGGATTTGCCGAAGCTGAAGATTACGTGGTCTGAGATCTGGAGACTGGAGCCTTTCGTATCTCCTTCCTGCTCCGTTCAGTGTATGACAACCTTCCATCACCAACAAACCTCCACAGATGGGGAATGAGGGATGACCCATTGTGTAGGCTATGTGGAGGGAGGGGAACAATGGCGCATATACTGGCAGGATGCAAAACAGCTCTTAGCCAAGGAAGATACAGGTGGCGCCATGACAAGGTTCTCAGTGCACTGGCTGACATCTTGGAGCAGGAGAGGCAGAAAAAGCACCAGACCAGTACAAGGCTGGCAACATCTATTCAGTTCGTCAGAGAAGGGGAGAAACCACCAGCCCCCAAGAAGACTAAGACGAGCCTCTTGCTAGCAGCACAATCCTGGGAGATGAGGGTGGACCTGGGAAGGAAACTAGTCTTCCCCCAGGTTGTGCAAACACAGCTGAGGCCAGACATGGTCTTATGGTCCGAGGAGGCAAGGAAAATGATCTTGATTGAACTGACAGTCCCGTGAGAAGACGGGTGCGAGGAGGCCTATGAGCGGAAAGCCACCAAGTATCAGGACCTCGTAGAGCAGTGAAGGGGTGGCAGACCTGGCTATTCCCAGTTGAGGTCGGGTGTAGGGGCTTCCCGGCACAGTCTGTGTGGAAGACACTCACAGCTCTGGGTTTAGCAGGTAGGGAGAGGAAGGTAGCTGTTCGTAGGTTGGGTGAGGCAGCAGAAAGAGCGTCTTTCTGgagaaggagaaagagagaggagtTGAGCTTGGGGCCAGGAGGAGGTGGGTAGTGCTTGGCTACCACTGCCGACCCGCCAACTGGAGGGTGTTGTGGTTCAGGGTTGAAACACCCTGTGAAAGTTGGACGCCACCTGACGACATCTTCTCCTGGCTGAAAGCTACAGTCATGTACTATAGTTAGTGACTGGGTTAGACAGCATCAGTATAGATGTATCCAATAGTCTGCaatgtgcatatatttataacaaaacgaaatattaaacaaccctgcctcttttcatatatatttcaaaaatattaaatgtaatactatttgtgcatactctgattatcttcactgtaatgaaatgaaataggctataacataaaacaaaaccatgtctctatttgttttatgtcagttttaatgatcaataatagccattataaaaagTAAGAATATAcaacaagaaataaagcaaacaattcagtcacgCGTAAAAAATCAGCGCTTTAGTAGGATACAAAAGTTAAAATAgccatatataaagttatgaaacatCACGTTGCTCTCAGCCAAAACTGAGCCAACGGCAAACGTCAGAAGGACtagccgaggtaaggctgctctcggctgggCACATGAGCGCTGAGCgtccggtgatcgcctggatctcacaactccgacaacgtcagatcaaattgtcagaaaggcgcaatctttatcaataaaccacacatttgagctttaaaccagcacattctcgcctgaaaatctcttaaaactacatatcgtgacataaaaacagtaatatgtttaaattatgcAGGGTTTCTCCTTTACTATTGCCGCTTGCTAGTTAGTgcgagatgcattctgggatacctggctgtctcaagtctgcacaagtcacctctcgatgcatcctcgatacaaggggcggatcaagaacacatccgggaaTTAGAACTGAACTTGGCTAGATGCGAACTTTGAATTGGAACAGTACTTGGAAAGCGACTGATGACGTTTCACAAGTCCACAAGAACACAAGTACAGACAAgtacgcatattgagaaacggcCTTAATGTATTTCGCCACGTTGAAATGACGTCGGACAGAGTCCTCATGCTCATTGGCTGTTGTTTCTGGAGATACGCTAGTAGTGTAGTGCAGTTTGGTGTTGTGAACATTGAAAATAAGATAAGGGGAAACTTATTATAGTGCTTTACCAGCAGAGACAACAGGAGATTCAGGACAGCCGAAGAAGCAGAAAAGGTTTGTAAGCTTGACAGAAAGATAAGATAAATACCAAAAATCGAGCAAAAATATTGGTATAGCATTCACAAAGAGTAAAGGTTTGATGATGGAGAAAATCCTGAGTAGTAATCCCCAAGCTAAGAGAATTAATTATTGTGAACACTGCTCTATAAAACTCACTAGTATTGGTGTCATTTACATAAAACTGAGACAATCATGCTGATCCACGTTGATAGGTGGTAGTACAGCGTCTAACACCAATGTGGTATCAGTACTCAAAGTACACAAAAAAACAGAGATTTTAATGCTAGCTGTTAGCTACTGAGATTTAtaagatgaaatttggcagattGCTCAATATTTATAGACAATACCtcagtgttaaagggttagttcacccaaaaatgaaatttctgtcattaattactcaccctcatgtcgttccaaatccgtaagaccttcgggtacaaattaagatatttttgctgaaatccAGTCTGACCTCCGATAGAATGCAACGTTATTACGacattcaaggcccagaaaggtagtaaagacattgttaaaatagtccatgtgactacagtggttcaaccttaaagggataattcacccaaaaattaaaatttgatgtttatctgcttacccccagggcatccaagatgtgatgactttttttcttcagtcgaacacaaattatgatttttaactgcaaccgctgacgtctatcagtcaaataatagcagtgattgggaacttgaacaataagagtcgagaaaacttccatagacaaatccaaattaaaccctgcggctcgtgacgacacattgatgtcctaagacacgaaacgatcggtttgtgcaagaaaccgaacagtatttatataatgttttacctctaatacaccactatgtccaacttcgttcagcttccggctagtgaggtctgatcgcgctctgacaacggaagtgatgtctcgcgctcattgaagtatatgggcgaaacatcactttcgtcatcacaacgcgttttttgacctcactagccggaagctgaacgaagttggacatagtggtgtattagaggtaaaaattatataaataatgttcggtttctcgcacaaaccgatcgtttcgtctcttaggacattaatgtgtcgtcacgagccgcagggtttaatttggatttgtctaagcaagttttatttactgttatagttcaagttcccatctactgctattatttgactgacagagggcagcggttgcagttaaaaatcataatttgcgttcgactgaagaaaaaaagtcacctacatcttggatgcactgggggtaagcagataaacatcaaattttcatttttgggtgaactatccctttaaaggtgatttatGTAAGAAagacagctagtggttgaaatgggtactgctgtccaaattcaaaatattgttcgccccgccccctcctcctcagactcCACACTCTCACGGGTTTTCCAGTTTGAAGACAAGCAACAGGAGCGAGCTCAACTGATATTGGAAGGCggagacttacacactgcaagataattagttgatttattgatttatgatgAGTTGATATCGCGTTTTAATATGCTCCCGTTCATaaagatttttagatggatgctgaggctttttaggtcgggTAGAATCTGCGACCTCTTTTGTTTGCTGGCTTCCATTGCTGCAATTCGCTGCatgtgttttccgccaactggcaacccggggtggcgaaatactattggataaattGCCATCGTGCGGTCTTGCACAGACCgacacaaaaacagaaattccgacacggaacgcaaatttcaaagtaaaataactggcttTAGCAACGGTTTTCAGAGAAACGAGTATGTGAACTgagcatgtttaataaatatctgcaaacatattatggtattttatgccttagtacagtcaaaaacttacatagagcacctttaatgttatgaagtgacaagaatactttttgtgtgcaaaaaaaaaaaaaaaaacagaacaccaactcattattggccagcatCACATGTATGCATCTtgctgctcacatgaacagcgTCGACCAATCctgaatttgtgttctgatgtAAACACAGAAGTGCAGCACTGTTTACACTATGTgaacagcataggagactgacagggaagagaagacattgttgaataaagctgatatttttgttttgtttttgcatgaaCCACTGTAGTAATACTGggccttgaatgtggtaataaCGTTGCAGTCCATCGAAGGTCAAAGTTCAccaatttcatcaaaaatatcttaatttgacaattttcatttttggtgaactttttaaataaagtaaattcTATTTTAGCATTAGTGGGTATAATATATACTATTACAGCTTGTTTAACAATTGTCAAGTTCTGCATATTTgagtgaccaaaaaaaaaaaaaaaaaaacaatccttAGTCTGGAAGGTCTTACTTGTAcccatgacacacacacacaagcactaTATGCATATACATTTATTGAAAACTTTAGAAAACAAAGTAACAAAAGCTTGTCGTGGGTCCCGActcattattttgattatttgaATAGGTGCAAATTTACCGCATTTGTGATCATTTTAAGCATGTCAATAAATGCATCTCAATCCCAATCCTGGtcaatactattaataatacaCAGAGTGGTGCACCTTTCCATTTTGGTTCACAGTTAAAAGATCAGGgcacacacatttttatggATTGAAGCAcctaataatattttaaaatcatacTTTACAGGGACAAAGCGCCATTGGGAAAGTGGTGAATAAATATTACAGCACATGGCAATGAGACTGTTAGGTCACAGCACACTTGGAAAAGATGGAAGCAATATgcacatataaaaatataaaacaaaagtgTGCTGGTGTGCTTGAGTCCATCCTAAGATCTCTGTCCACATGGTCCATATTTGTGAAATACAGCAAGTTGAGTTAGTCGGCAGAATCAAATCATGTTGTTTCTTTCCCCAGGGTCTGAAAATTGGACCATAATCATGATTAAAATTTAGTCACACAGACAGACTTATTCAATTATTTACTTGATTCTAATGTTAATTACAGCTTTTATGAATCTAATAATATCTGTATTAGACTCACCCCTGTTTTAGGTCCATGTCGGTTTATTGTGTCCTTTAAGCTTGAACATCCACCAGCTCAGGAGGCATAGGAGACTTTGGGTGTTTGCTTTCAAAATGCTGTTTAAACGTCTTGGGATCTGGCATCTGCGTCTATACAATTTGGAATAAGCACATTTTTCAGCCAAGATGTGCAGAAAGGGCTGGGCATAGTGGCTTAAACCAGTGACCCATATTGCTTTTTAaacggttagttcacctaaaaacgaaaattatcccatgatttacccCCCACACCCAAACCCATTTTGGGTTTCAAAATCTCACcc from Chanodichthys erythropterus isolate Z2021 chromosome 15, ASM2448905v1, whole genome shotgun sequence harbors:
- the bmp8a gene encoding bone morphogenetic protein 8A, producing the protein MEQSSSATPMDKQEHVVEFVSSRRSRGRKESCCKRTRGRQRLFPLAIFFPLCMLLCVWGQVEGVVHSSFRRLSGREKKEMQKEILSILGLPGRPRPHPPLRPPSSAPLFMLDLYHAVSSEADDDTPPLGTVVSEADTVMSFVNLVEQEKDLLQPRPYWKEFRFDLTPLPQGETVTAAEFRIYKTLTVGWRANRTLHISVYEIQREKRHREPELMLLDMQSVPAGQEGWLAFDVTSASNRWLLHPRSNLGIRLYVETEEDRSLSAAWVGLVGRRGPRSKQPFMVTFFRASQAPCRPPRALRHNNPRKKKTKYDLPHPNRPGIFDQNHASSGRQACKKHELYVSFSDLGWKDWVLAPPGYSAYYCDGECDYPLGACMNATNHATIQLLVHLLRPDEVPKACCAPTKLSPISVLFYDDNNNVILKKHRNMVVKNCGCL